The DNA window CGGTTCTCCGGGACAAGGCCGCGATTCCGAATATCCGGTGGACGGTCTCCGGCACGATCGAGTGGCCGGAGGCCGAGTACTACGACCGGGTCCAGGAGCCGCTTCTCGGGACGTGGGAGCGAGAGGGTACGGAACTCCAGTTCAACGACGACCTGACGTTTTCGTACCGTGAGTCCGGTCAAGAGGCCACCGGAACGTACGAGACGTACCCGCCCGAGCAGCTTCTTCGGGTCACATATTCTGACGGAAGCGAGTACGAACGGCGCTACGAGATCGACACGGATGGGGGAACGCCTGTTCTCGAGCTCTCGGAGCCAGACGGATCAGGGACCGAACAGTTAGAGCAAACTGTCGACGGCGAGGACGGTCGTAGCTCAGTCGTCGAGATAATCAGGGATTACGGCGTGTACGCAGCCGAGGACGCCGAGACGAACTCCAGAGACCTCACCGCGGGAGCGACGGGGTCGGGGTTTATCGTCAGTCCGGACGGCTACGTCGTGACGAACGCTCACGTCGTCGGCACCGACAAAGACCCCGAGGAGCAGATTTACTACCAGCTCGCGGCCGAAACACGACAGGCCATACAGGGGGAACTGGCAGGCGACGACGACCTCAGCGAGAGCGAGCAACAGGAACTGACCGACATTTTCACGACCAAGTTAAACGATTACTACGCAGAGAAGTCCACTGTCGCCTCGGTCTCGACGAGCGTCGGCGTCCTCAGTGGCACCGCGACGCCGGACGAGGAGTTCAGCGCCAAGAGCTGGTCGGCGTCCGTCGAGACGACCGGCTCTGTCTACGAAGAGGTCGACGGCGAGACGACGTGGGGCCGGGACATCGCCGTTCTCAAAGTCGACGTGGACCACCCGCTCCCGACCGTCCGGCTGGGCGACTCTACCGGACTCGGAACCGGCGCGGACCTGTTCGTCATCGGCTATCCGACTATCGGCATCGAGTCCCTGTTCACGGACCGCAATACAACGCTGGAGCCGTCTCTGTTCTCCGGTGTCGTCAGTGCACGGCGAACGCTGAAATCCGACGTGGAGACGATTCAGACCGACGCCGCGATCAACAGCGGCAACAGCGGCGGTCCGGTGTACAACAGCGACGGGGAAGTCGTCGGCGTCGCGACGTTCGGGCCCGCGGACTCCAGCATCGAAGATACGGGCTTTGCCCTCCCCATCGAAACCGCGACGGAATTCCTCGAAGAACTCGGTGTCGAGCCCGAACAGAGCGAGCTCTCGACGACCTACCAGGAGGGGTTGAACGCGCTGTGGCGAGACGACTGCGAGACGGTCGACGAGAAGATGAACGACGTGCTGGATATGTGGTCGGACCACCCGTACGCCGAGGATATCAAAGGCGAGTGCTGAGTCGTCGTCGCTGAACCGCCGGATTTCCGGTGGACGGACTGATACGGCCAGACGACACGCGAGAGTCTGGACGCGCTACTTATCCCCGTCTGTGCCCTACATGTCGTATGGCTGACCAACCTTCGCTCCTCGTCCGCGCCGTCTGGTTCCTCCTCGTGGGCTGGTGGCTCACCGGCCTCTGGCTCTCCGTCGCCTGGCTGTTGAACGTCACCATCATCGGCATTCCGCTGGGTATCAAGATGATAAACTGGGTCCCGTACGTCCTCTCGCTGAAGAAACGCGAGCGGTACGTCGAGGCAGGCGCCGGCAAATCACAGTACTCCATCCCGGTCCGGGCCGTGTGGTTCCTCCTGGTCGGCTGGTGGGCCAGCGGCGTCTGGACCGGTGTCGCCTACACGCTGACGCTCTCTATCGTCGGCATCCCGCTTGCCGTGTGGATGTACGGCAAGCTCCCCTTCGTGGTGTCGCTGTACAACTACTGAGACTGGTCGGTCGAACGCTCGCCGTCCCGAACCGCCGTCCCGTACGCGATACCGGCTGCCGTCGCAATGATTGGGAGGGCAAGCAGCATATCGATTCCCAGCGGGCTGTACGACGCGATACCTGGCATCGTTCCCGAGAGGGAATACACCGGCCCGACCGGCAGGACACCGACGGCGGAGAGTCCGAGCAGGCCGGTCGTCCCCGTCGTCGAGAGCGGGTACCGGCTTCCGGCCCATGCCAGCCCACCCAGCCCCGCGACGAAGGTCACAGCCGTCGCCATCGGCAGTAGCGACGCGGTCCCGACGAGTGCGAGCAGAAAGGCGAGATACACCATCGACCCGATACCCGCTGCATACCCCATTCGCACCACCAGTGGCCCGTTCGTCTGTTCGGCATCGTCGGCCGTGGTCCCTGCCTGGTCTGTGGCCGCTGCCTGGTCTTCGCTCCCTCGGGACCGGCTCCGACCTGTACGGTTGCGTGTTCGCTCCCTGCGCCGGGCGGCGCTTCTGGACCCGCTTCCGCTGACACCATCGGCGGTCCACGAGGCACCGTGTCGACTCGTCGCGGACTCGTACTGCCATTCGCCGTCGGCTGCCCGCTCGTCTCGCTCGCGGTTCACCCACTGGTCGGCCTGTCCTGGTGTCGACCGCGAGCGCTCGGACCACTGTGAGTCGGACTCGCTTGCACGTGCCGTCTGCTCGGTACGGGACCGTCGGTCGGTTTGCCCCCGACCCGCGTCGGCCCAGTCGGGCCGCTGTCGCTGCCGCCGCTGTCCGGAGTCCCCAGAGCCCGCCCGGTCGCCGGTTCTCTCTCGCTGTCGGAACTGTTCGAGGGTCTCTTTCGCTTCCTGGACCTTGCGGAACTTGCCTGCCGCCTCCGGGTCGTCGGTCACGTCGGGGTGGTGCGTTTTCACCTTCTGCCGATACGCCGCTTCCAGTTCCTCGTCGCCGTCGGAAATCGACACCCCGAGAATCTCACGGGCCCGGTCCGTATCCATCTAGAATCGCTCCATCGTGCGGACGCAGATCGCCCCAGCCAGACCGAAACCGCTCGCTATCATTGCTCCCATGCCGAGTATCCGTCCGTTCTGGATACTGGTAAGAGGGACCTGACTTATAAAATTTTTCGAGAAAAATATAAAATTAACTATCGGTATCTGTGTCCGCCGCCGCATCTCGACAGGTGACAGCGGAAGATACCGACGGCCCTCGACGCCGACGGATTCTCCACGGTGGAGGCCTATGGTAGCCCATGGCACTCGGCCAGCTCGAACTCGCTTTGCGCGTCCTCGCGGGCCTGTTCGTCATCGTCGCGCCGACGCTGCTCTTTCTCGGCCTCTGGCGCGGCCTGCAGTCGATGCAGGACGACGCGCTCGTCCGGCGGGTCAGAGAGCGCGCCGAGGCCGACGACGCCTCGGGACTCTCGCTCAGCCCCACGGCCTCGCCGGACTCGCCGGTCGTGACCTGTCCGACCTGTGGCGCTGGTAACCGCGACGACACCGCCTACTGTCGACAGTGCCTCTGAACCTTTTTCTGCGTCGGGTTCGCGCAAAGCGCGAACCGCTCCTCGAAAAACGTTCGCGAAAAAGGCCGGTGGCTCACTCCGTTCGCCACCGGGGAAACGGCTCCCTTCGGTCGCCGTACACTCAGTCGTCCGCGGTCGCCCGGCTCCCGCCCGCCCCGCCCGACAGTGGCGTTCGCTCCACGACCGTCCCGTCGTAGGTCGGATACTGCTCGACGATTTCGCCTTTGGGCACGTCGCCCTCCTCGACCATCTCCTCTAAGAGCCACCAGGCGAGTTCGACGTGCTCGGACTTGGCGACGTAGAACTCCTCGGGGACGCCCAGTTCGTCGAGGCGGGCCTCGCTCACCCATGCCTTTCCATACACGAGCGTGCCGTCCTCGGTGACGTCGTCGAACTCCCGGCGGATGTTCTCGGCCATCCGCTTCAGTCGGGAGCGGTGCTGGGCGGCGTCTTTGAAGACGCTGGTACAGAAGTAGACCTTCTCGTGGTCACCCATCTGTTCGAGGATGTCGTGAGAGCCCTCGACGGCGCTCATGTGGTCTTCCTTGAGCTCGAACCCTTCCTCCTGCATCCGGCGGTAGTTGCCGTCGGACATCTCGAACTCGTTGATGTTACAGAAGTCCGCGGCGCCCTCGTCGAGGAACTCCAGGAACTCCGGTTCGGCGCGGATGCCGGGAATCTCGAAGGCCGGGGTGAGTCCTTCCTCGCGGGCGATGTAGAGAATCTCCTCCCACTCGGTGCCGTGCATATCGCCCCACAGCTCCAGTGGCGGGTGGAAGCGAATCTCGTCCAGGCCCGCCTCGCTGAGCCGGCGCATATTCTCGCGACCGCCGGTGATACCGGTGTAGAGGTGCGTGTGGTGGTCCTCGCCGAACTCGTCTTTGAGCAGTTCCAGATAGTGACAGGTCCGGTCGAGTACCTCCTGTGGTTCGCCGCCCGTAATCGAGGTGCCCAGCGCGCTCATGCGCTTTGCCTCCTCGATGACGTCGCTGTCGTCCTCGATGGGACGCTCGTTGGCGTACATCTGGGTGACGTTCTTGCGGTTCTCCCCGAGAGGGCAGTAGAAACAGTCCCGCTGGTCGCAGTAGCCGTAGACAAAGAGTACCATCTTGCCGCCTTTGGCGCACTGCTCGCAGCCCTCGGAGATCATTGAGTACCAATCCTTGCTCGTGGAGTGACAAAAAGCGTGCGAAACTGGCCGCACGGATGGCGTCGCTCAAACCGGGGTTTGAGCGAACGTCGCCTATAGGGTCCGCACCCGTGTCGGCCCACGTATGGTCGACGGTAACTCCCGACGCTCGTACATCAAACTGCTCGCGGCGGGCGCTGGAACCGCGCTGGCGGGCTGTTCGTCGCTGGGCTCGCCGGGCGAGCGGGACGACCCGACGCCCGGCACGACGACCGAGACGCCGACGCCCAGCGACCCGTCGGTAGAGAAAATCGACGACTGGCAGTACGAGCCGGGCGAGACGGACGGTGGCTACTCCCAGTCGTCGGGTGGCAGCCAGGCTCGACACCGAACTCGAGACGATGGACACGATTCTGGAGACGGCCGCGGACCCGTCGAGCGAGACGGACGACGGGAGCTGACCGCACGTCGCCGCCGGGCTTATGCCGCCGCCACGACCAGTAAGCGTATGGCCGGGCCGCGGCGGGACGCCACCGGACCCCCGGTCGGCCGACCCGGGCCACGTCAGATAGGCACGCCGTTGATACGTGTCAGATTCCAATATGGACTATGGACGACGAGGAGGCAGACCCGGTCGGCGGGTCGCTCCCGATGGGTGACTCACTCGACGAGCGGGTCCTGGCGGCCAGCGAAGAACTCATCCGCTACGTCGAGGTCATCGCCGCGCTGGTCATCGTGTTACTGTTCGCCATCGGCGTGTTCGACCTCGGGCTCCAGATATTCAACAGCGCACTCAGCGGCCGCATCACCGACCCGCTGGTCGTGGTCGGCTTCATCGACACCGCCCTCCTCCTCTTTATCATCGTCGAGGTGTACCAGACCGTCGTCGCCTACACGCAGGAGAGCGAGACCCGCCGCATCGTCCGGCTGGTCATCTACACGGGCGTCATCGCGATGGTCCGGAAAGCCATCATCTTCCGGACGGGCGAGTACGCCGACGAGGAGGCGGCGCTGATGGCCGCCGGCTCGTACACGCTCATCATCATCGGGCTCGCCGTGTTGCTCGTCGTGGAACGTCGCACCACGTAGGGTGGCAATCTTTGCCACGCCCGAAGACAATTAAAGGCCGCTGGCATACCACCGACCAATGCTGCTGGTGCTGTGCGTGGACCTGGACGACGACCTCGGGCGCAAGACCGACGTCGAGACGCCCGTCGTCGGCCGCGACAACGTCGTCGACGCAGCCGTCGCGCTGGCCAGCGCGGACCCGGAGGACTCCGACGTCAACGTCCTCTTCGAGGGGGTCCACATCGCCGACGAGATCGACGACGAGCCCGTCGAGGTCGCGGCGGTCACGGGCGTCGACGCCGGCGACGTGGCCGCCAACCGCGCCGTCGGCGAGGAGGTCGACACCGTCCTCGCATCCCTCGCGGCCAACGAGGACGTCCGGGCCATCGTCGTGACCGACGGCGCCCAGGACGAGTCCGTCGTACCGGTCATCCGCTCGCGCATCCGCATCGACGGGGTCCGCCGCGTCGTCGTCCGGCAGGCACAGGACCTCGAATCGATGTACTACACTATCAAGCAGGTGCTCAACGACCCCGAGACGCGGGGGACTATTCTCGTCCCGCTCGGCATCCTCCTGCTCATCTACCCGATGACAATCGCCGTCGAGTCCCTGGGCTATCCAGGGTCGGCGCTTGGCATCATTTCGGGCCTGCTGGGACTCTACGTGCTGGGGCGTGGGCTCGGCGTCGAGCGCATCCTCGACGAGGCCGTCGACCGCGCGACCTCCGGCTTCTACGGCGGCCGCATCACCATCATCACCTACGTCGTCGCCGCGGCCCTGCTGGCCATCGGCGGGCTCAGCGGCGTCACCGCCTACGAGAACCAGCCCAAACCCCTCTCGGCCGTCGAGGTGCTCGCAGCGCTGGTCAACGGCGCAGTCCAGTGGTTCGCCGCCGCCGGCATCACCTCCAGCCTGGGCCGGGTAACCGACGAGTACCTCAACGGGAGCTTCGAGTGGCGCTACCTCAACGCGCCCTTCTACGTACTGGCCATCGGCGGCGTCCTCCACGGACTCAGCGCCTTCTTCCTCGGTAGTCGCACCCTGGAGTATCTCGCCGTCGTCCTCACCGGCGGGACGCTGCTGGGACTGGCGAGCACACTCGCCTTCGCCATCGCCGAGTCTCGCCTGAACGCCGCCGAGCGCCACAACCAAGGCCCTGGCGGCCCCTCCTCGGAGTAATGTACGTCTCCCGCGCCGTGAAAAGTATCCGCGAGGACCCCATCGAGGGCGAATCGGTCGGACTCGCGCTGACGACGGCTGACGACGCCGACCCGGACGCCGTCGCCGCGGCCGCCGAAGCCGCCGGCGGGACCGTCGAACGCCGCCTCCAGTTCGACGACCTCGCCGTCTCGGTGGCCCACGAGGCCGTCGCCGACGTCTGTGCCATCGACGGGCTCGACGCCGTCGAGACGACCGACGCCATCGCTATCACGACCGAAGCGGCGACCGACGAGGATGTCGAGTTCGACGGGTGACCCCACGGTCAGTTTCGTCGTGCCCGCCAGGAACGAGGCCGACTATCTCCCCGCGACGCTGTCCTCGATTCGGTCGACGGCGGCGTCGGTCGACCACGAGTGTCTCGTCGTCGACGGCGACAGCGACGACGACACCCGAGCTATCGCCAGTGACCACGGCGCTCGCGTCCTTACCTGCCCGGCCACGGGCCAGGGAGACGCCAGACACCGCGGCGCCCGCCACGCGAGCGGCCAGTGGCTCGCCTTTATCGACGCCGACACCCGCCTGCGACCCGACTACACCGAGGCGATGCTCTCCTTTGTCCGTGACCGGGACCTCGCCGGGGCCAACAGCCGCTGTCGCGTCACCGGCGGCTGGCGCACCGTTCCCTTCGAATGCCTCTTCAACCACGGGTTGCCCAGACTGTCGCCGCCGCCGTTCCCGGGGTTCAACGTCTTCGTCTCGCGGCCGGCGTACTTCGACGTGGGCGGGTTCGCGAGCGGCCCCAACGAGGACCTCACCTTCAGCCACCGGCTCGGCCGGGCCTACGCCACCGCGACCTGCCCCCGTGTCCTCGTCGAGACCTCCGGCCGGCGGATGACCGAGGACGGCATCCTCCGGACAGTCGGCTACTACACGAAACTCGAATATCGACGACTGCGCGCCGCCGAAAGCCGTAACTGACTCATAATACGTGCAGTATAATGTGCTATGAGCGCGCTCACCCATCCCGTCGTCGTCCTCGGGATGCTCTCGACAGCGCTCGCGTTGCTCATCGCGGGGGTGGCCTGGCAACAGCGAGCGACGCGGGGCGCACGGACCTACACGGTCCTGATGGTCACACTGGCCGTGTGGTCGACGCTATACGTCGGGCAGCTGCTCGTGCCGACGGTGGCCGGCAAGCGCCCGTGGTTCGTCGCTCGGCACGCGATGAGTCCGCTGTTCGCGATGGCGTTCTGGGTGTTCGCCGCCCAGTACACCGACCGCCGGGAACTGCTCGACCGCCGGCTACTGGCCCCCATCGTCGCCGTCGGCCTCGCCTTCGTCGGCCTGGTACTGGTAAATCCCGGCGAGCTGTACTGGTCGGCGCTCGCGCTCGACACGATGGGTGCGCTCTTCCTGCTCGAACTCACGCTCGGCCCGCTGTTCTGGCTCAACTGCGTCTACATCTTCGGGGTCGTCGGCGTCGCCCACGTCCTTATCGTCTCGACGTGGAAACGCACCTTCGCCAGCTATCGGCCACAGCTGCTCGTGTTGACGGTCGTCGGCTCCGTCGAGTTCGGCCTCTCCGTGCTCTTTCTCTCGGAACACACGACGCTGCTCCCGGCGCTGAACCCATGGCCCAACGTCCAGCTCATCACCTACGGCGCGACCATCGCCGCCATCCCCATCGGCTGGTCGTACGTCAACGACTTCTTCTTCGACATCCAGCCCCTGGCCCGCCAGGCCGTCATCGAGAGCATGGACGACGCCGTCTACATCGTCGACCGCGAGGGGACGATTCGGTACACGAACCCGCCGGGGAACCGACTCCTGGGCCGGTCCCCCGACGCCGACGCTCCGACCGAACCGGTCGAGACGGCCTTCGCCGCCCGGCCGACGCTGTTGTCCTGCTACGAGCAGTCCGTCGCCGGCACCCCGGTCGACGACGACACCATCCTCGCCTGCGAGATAGACGGCGAGCAGCGCTTCTACGACATCGGCGTCTCCACGATAGAAAACTCCACGGGGGAGGGCGCCGGCGTCGTCGTCGTCGGTCGCGACATCACCGAGGAACGTCGCCAGCGCGGCCAGCTCCAGGTTCGCACCGCCCAGCTCGAACGCCAGAACGAACGCTTAGACCAGTTCGGCCAGTTCGTCTCCCACGACCTGCGCAACCCAATCCAGGTCGCCTCGGGCTACGTCGAACTCGCCCGCGAGACGGAGGACCTCTCCCGGCTCGACGACGTCGACCGCGCCATCCGCCGGATGAGCGAGATGGTCGAGGAGCTGCGCGAACTGACTACCGTCGACCGCGACAGCCTCGACGCGGACCGCGTCAACGTCGCCCAGACCGCCCACACTGCCTGGGCCCACGTCGACACCGGCGACGCCGCTCTGCGGGTCTCCGAAAACGCCATCATCATCGCCGACCCCGACTACCTGCTCCACATCTTCGAGAACCTCTTTCGGAACTCGATGGAACACGGGCTCCCCGAGGAGACCGGCGCGGCGTTGGGCGACGGCGGCGGCCTCACCGTCACCGTCGGCCCGCTCGACGGCGGCTTCTTCATCGAAGACGACGGCGTCGGCATCCCCGAAGACGAACGCGACGCCGTCCTCGACCACGGCTACACCACCACCAACGAGGGCACCGGCCTCGGAATGTCTATCGTCCGCACCATCGCCGACGCCCACGAGTGGACCGTCTCTGTGACGGAGAGCGACGCCGGTGGGGCGCGGTTCGAGTTCCGGAACGTGGACCGGCCCGGGGAATGAGGCGTGTGAGTAGCGGTCAGGCACGTAGGCGTTGGTGCGTTGAGCCAGAAAGCCCCGCTAGCAACGACTGGAACCGACAGCGTGAACAGCCAGAAAGTCCCTGGAGACGCTTCTCGTCTCCCAACCCTCGCGGAGCCGGAGGCCCCGCTCAGTCCCACCCATGTCGGCTGGCCAAACAGCTACGGGTGGGACTGTCTGGCTGTATCTGATGTCTGCTACCACAGTGGGACCGCTCCCAGAGCGGCGCTGGAATATTAATGCCCGACGTAGCCGGCCGATTCGGACGGTTTTTGACGCTGCCCCGTTTTTGGCCCCGTGTGGGCACGTAGCTCAGCCCGGATAGAGCGTCGGACTTCTAATCCGACGGTCGTGGGTTCGAATCCCACCGTGCCCGTCGACCTTTTTCGTCGTCGCCCTTCCTCGCGAGCCTACGGCTCGCTGCGGGAGGGCTCCTCGAAAAACGTCGATGAAAAAGGCCGGCATCTCGCTTCGCTCGATGCCGGTGAACCGCGCTTACTTCGTTCGCGCGGACATCCCGCAATCTTGGGGATTCGGGTAATGGTGTGAGGACCCCGTCCAAACATCGATTGCTCTGGAAGGAAGAGCAGAATGTCGGCAGCTGGTTCGAGACACCCGAAACCCGCGAACTGAGCGACCCAGTATTTCCGACGCCGCTCGTCGATATTGTGATTCGGTGTCGTGAATTCCGTCGCGGATTACGATGTGCTTCGCTATCGATACCGATTGGTCTCGCAGCTGTTCAAGAATCCGGTCAGCTAGACATTGTTGCCAGCGGGTAGTCTTTCGTATAGAGGGTGCCCCAGCAAACACAGGCTCAGTCGAACCCGTATCGCTTGTGCGCGTCGTCGATAGCCAGTATTTCGATTACCCGGACCTCTTCTGCGGCCTCGAGAATATCGTAAAATGCCGTATGCGTTCGGCCGATATGCAACCGGTATAGCTCCTTGCCGTCGACGACGAGCTTCTCCCTGTCGCCGGACCCGGCGTCCGGCCTCGGGTAGGGGTCGTCGGCCAGTTTCTGAAGGTTGTCCTTGACGATTCGGGCGCTCTTCTCGTCTAACGCGGCGACGTACTCGCGGGCTTCCGCCGCGAGGAGGACCTCATAACTCATCGAGCGAGGTCAGCTCGTCGCTGTCTACCTCTCGCACCGTCTTCGCTCGTTCGGCCAGTTGTCGGCGCTGGTGTTCCTGTATCAACTCACCCAGCAGGTCGTCGTACGTCTCACCGGCCTCTTTCAGTTCGCTCAGCTCTTTCCACCGTTCCTCGGTGACTGGGATTCGCTTGGTTGCCTTCGACATGAGTGCCCCCTCGTGTGCAATCCTTACAATCGTTACAACAAAAACCTTCGGCGACACGGCTGTTTTTGGGTAGACTTCGGCACCGGCGAGACCCCAGTCGTGGTGCCAGAGACAGGAGAAACGCGCTCGACGACCCGAACCTCTAGTTCTCCGTCAGCCGACCCACGGCCTGGGACACTTCCTCTATCGTCGCGGCCTGTTCCTCGTTGGCGGCGGCGATCTGTTCGGCTTCGGCGGCGACGGTGTCGGCCTGTGCGACGAGTTCGTCCAGCATACTCGCGACTTCCTCGGTGCTTGCGGCCTGTTCGTCGGTGGCGTCGGAGACCTCGCGGATGCCCTGGGCGGTCTCCTGGACGGCGTCGGCGATGTCGTCGAGCAGCTCCATCGCTTCGGAGACGCGCTCGATGCCGGCCTCTATCTGTTCGGTCGTCTCGTCTAAGCTCTCGACGGTGTCCTCGGTGTCGGCCTCGATGGCGTGGACGAGCGTCTCTATCTCCTGGGCGCGCTCCTGTGAGTCGCCGGCCAGGGACTTGACCTCGTCGGCGACGACGGCGAAGCCGCTGCCGGCCTCACCGGCGCGAGCGGCTTCGATGGAGGCGTTCAGCGCGAGGATGTTGGTCTGTTCGGCGATGTCGTTGATGACCTCGACGACGGAATCGATTTCGCCGACCCGGTCCTGGAGTTCGTCCACGTCGTCTGAGACGTCGTCGACGGCGTCGCCGACGTCGTCCATCACGCCCATAGCGTCGTCGGCGGCCGACTGGCCGTCCTCGGCGAGGTCACGCGCCCGCTGACTGTTGCCCTCGACCTCGCTGGCGCTGGCGGCGACCTCCTCGACGGTGGCGCTCATGTTCGACACCTCGCTGGCGATGGACTGGATGCGCTCGGACTGTTCGCCGGTCAGGTCGGATATCTGCTGGGAGGACTGGGCGACGCCGTCGGAGGACTCCTTGAGCTCGGCCATCGGCGTTTCGAGGTCGTCCTCGACCTCCGCGGCGAGTTGCTCGCGCTGTTCGATCTCGTCCTGGAGCTTCTGGCTGTAGGAGTGGATGTACGTGTCCGCGACGACCTGCATGTCCAGATTGATGATTCGCAACACGGATATGATATCCTCGCGGAGGTCAGCAATCTCCTCGCCGACCACGCCCTGGACGGTATCGAGCACGTCTCCGTCCGACACATCCCCGCCGGCTGTGGCGGTGCCACCGTCCGTCGCGGCGTCTCCGAGCGAGGCCTGGAGTCGCTCGGTGATGCGTTCGCTCGCCCGCTCGGTCAGCAAGGGGAGGATGAGGTCGTAGTAGACCCCGTACTGGCCGATGTAGTGTTTCATCGGCATCTCGAGGATATCGTGCAGCTTGCCGATGCGGGCGCGGTTCTTGAAGTACTCCTCGCCGTACTCCCCGTCGCCCAGCGTGACGAAATACGCCTTCTGCGTTTCCTTCAGTGCGTCGACGGCTTTGGGTGACCGGCCGATTACCTCGACCGTCTGCTCGTACTGCGTGAGGTTCTCGTAGAACATCTCGCCGATCGACTCGGCGTTGTCTTCGAACAGCGGCCGGAGCGCCGCCAGTCGCTCCCGGTCGCTGTCGTCGAAGTTCACGAAGTCCTTCCGCCACTGAATCTCCGTCTGGTCCAGTCCGATCTCTCGGACGAGTGCGTCGACATCGACCTGGTCGTTCAGCCCGCCCTGGCCGAATTTGGAAGCGTAGTCCGCCATACGAGGACTGAGAGTAATCTATTACTTATACTTACAGCGGCAGTATTCACGTTTGATAGTGGTCTCACCGACAGCGGCGGGATGACCGGCCATCTCACTGGGGAACGCCGAGGGTGGTTCTGAGCGACTGCCCCCTGGGGTCCACCACAGCGTGGTGCCGGCCACTGACGCTGTCGACTGCCGACCGTCTCGGCGTCGTTTCCCGTCCCTTCTGGCAGGTCGCAAGCGTTTTGCCGGCGGCCACTGTACCCCGACTCATGCCCGACTGTCCGCTCGCCGACGACTGCCCAAGCTTCACAGAACGCATCGAGGGGATGGGCTGTACGCACTACGGCGACCGCGGGGGTGCCGAGTGGTGTAACCACTAC is part of the Haloarcula salinisoli genome and encodes:
- a CDS encoding globin-coupled sensor protein, encoding MADYASKFGQGGLNDQVDVDALVREIGLDQTEIQWRKDFVNFDDSDRERLAALRPLFEDNAESIGEMFYENLTQYEQTVEVIGRSPKAVDALKETQKAYFVTLGDGEYGEEYFKNRARIGKLHDILEMPMKHYIGQYGVYYDLILPLLTERASERITERLQASLGDAATDGGTATAGGDVSDGDVLDTVQGVVGEEIADLREDIISVLRIINLDMQVVADTYIHSYSQKLQDEIEQREQLAAEVEDDLETPMAELKESSDGVAQSSQQISDLTGEQSERIQSIASEVSNMSATVEEVAASASEVEGNSQRARDLAEDGQSAADDAMGVMDDVGDAVDDVSDDVDELQDRVGEIDSVVEVINDIAEQTNILALNASIEAARAGEAGSGFAVVADEVKSLAGDSQERAQEIETLVHAIEADTEDTVESLDETTEQIEAGIERVSEAMELLDDIADAVQETAQGIREVSDATDEQAASTEEVASMLDELVAQADTVAAEAEQIAAANEEQAATIEEVSQAVGRLTEN
- a CDS encoding type II toxin-antitoxin system RelE family toxin, giving the protein MSYEVLLAAEAREYVAALDEKSARIVKDNLQKLADDPYPRPDAGSGDREKLVVDGKELYRLHIGRTHTAFYDILEAAEEVRVIEILAIDDAHKRYGFD
- a CDS encoding sensor histidine kinase; translation: MSALTHPVVVLGMLSTALALLIAGVAWQQRATRGARTYTVLMVTLAVWSTLYVGQLLVPTVAGKRPWFVARHAMSPLFAMAFWVFAAQYTDRRELLDRRLLAPIVAVGLAFVGLVLVNPGELYWSALALDTMGALFLLELTLGPLFWLNCVYIFGVVGVAHVLIVSTWKRTFASYRPQLLVLTVVGSVEFGLSVLFLSEHTTLLPALNPWPNVQLITYGATIAAIPIGWSYVNDFFFDIQPLARQAVIESMDDAVYIVDREGTIRYTNPPGNRLLGRSPDADAPTEPVETAFAARPTLLSCYEQSVAGTPVDDDTILACEIDGEQRFYDIGVSTIENSTGEGAGVVVVGRDITEERRQRGQLQVRTAQLERQNERLDQFGQFVSHDLRNPIQVASGYVELARETEDLSRLDDVDRAIRRMSEMVEELRELTTVDRDSLDADRVNVAQTAHTAWAHVDTGDAALRVSENAIIIADPDYLLHIFENLFRNSMEHGLPEETGAALGDGGGLTVTVGPLDGGFFIEDDGVGIPEDERDAVLDHGYTTTNEGTGLGMSIVRTIADAHEWTVSVTESDAGGARFEFRNVDRPGE